A portion of the Tiliqua scincoides isolate rTilSci1 chromosome 3, rTilSci1.hap2, whole genome shotgun sequence genome contains these proteins:
- the SST gene encoding somatostatin: MLTSRLQCALALLASVALALSSVAAAPSDPRLRQFLQKSLAAAAGKQELAKYFLAELLSENSQTENEALESDDLSRGAEQDEVRLELERSANLNPALAPRERKAGCKNFFWKTFTSC; this comes from the exons ATGCTGACCAGCCGTCTCCAGTGCGCGCTCGCCCTGCTCGCCTCGGTGGCCCTGGCGCTGAGCAGCGTGGCCGCCGCGCCCTCGGACCCCCGCCTCCGGCAGTTCCTCCAGAAGTCGCTGGCCGCCGCCGCGGGGAAGCAG GAACTGGCCAAGTACTTCCTGGCAGAATTGCTCTCAGAAAACAGCCAGACAGAAAATGAGGCCCTGGAGTCAGATGATTTGTCCCGCGGTGCGGAGCAAGACGAAGTGAGGCTGGAGCTGGAGAGATCAGCCAACTTGAACCCGGCTCTGGCCCCCAGAGAACGCAAAGCTGGATGCAAGAATTTCTTCTGGAAGACATTCACATCCTGTTAG